The Vigna unguiculata cultivar IT97K-499-35 chromosome 6, ASM411807v1, whole genome shotgun sequence genome contains a region encoding:
- the LOC114187214 gene encoding uncharacterized protein At1g65710-like has translation MGACLSKKKGSSTSTSSPIAAPKSASAVAELKKPSSVVGVNVSKPKLETDPEVKPKKENPKKVEEKHEAVAEVEGHVKKEIFIIKHRKSHDDRERNSKSPPCTTQQNVTAESMGDITAQPAATNIGVVGVRTSSCTKEEVDAILIQCGRLSRSSSGNAVAASGEHRRRYSGSKRSYDFDHCDNDTISNDEDSKKGNANESNSDLCEDERHQHRLRHRQSPSPRPSSQERRRRTPSREREQQQRSSSRERRVSRSPGRRSSENAPAIARNNSNTSSRPGKMVSVPATVSSLVMDKSNNNGGGGGESAATTGIKRITVKRNVGAASPRSQSPARANANNNKPFNENQQPPSLSRSSSRKAEQSPYKRNPLSEIEPNSLSFPHSAANNNSNRVQNRPKKEFETEAIQRTNSSRTALDKGMTVNYKTKVQQEGDIKVQSSMTDNVVVKTMVPAGLDNPKPHTLTRSRSSRRSRDLDLNPEALLNPPQSYASLLLEDIQNFHQKSTQPVSLPACVTKACSILEAVADLNANTSLNLCGAEDRRSAPAFQCSRNDYNVPLSANDYGKREPDAEDPVVESMLVFNDDDDEMESSLHKYVTVNRGGSLGGVDMEDQESSGSNSFTVGNSQQHWGISSSWEPSSVESRDCRTSRLNYSREEGSVSSETGCDHQHGSGIGRGRLGASKVLHNVPIVTASAPS, from the exons ATGGGTGCATGTTTGAGTAAGAAAAAAGGGTCTTCTACTTCTACCTCTTCCCCTATTGCTGCACCCAAGTCAGCTTCCGCAGTTGCTGAGTTGAAGAAACCTTCTTCTGTTGTTGGTGTCAATGTTTCCAAACCCAAACTGGAAACTGACCCAGAAGTGAAACCGAAGAAGGAAAACCCAAAGAAAGTGGAAGAGAAACATGAGGCAGTGGCAGAAGTTGAGGGGCATGTGAAAAAAGAGATATTCATCATCAAGCACAGGAAGAGCCATGATGATAGGGAGAGGAATTCCAAGTCGCCACCTTGCACCACTCAGCAGAATGTCACCGCTGAATCAATGGGTGACATAACCGCACAACCAGCAGCAACAAACATTGGTGTTGTAGGTGTGAGGACTTCAAGCTGCACCAAAGAGGAGGTGGATGCAATTCTCATACAGTGTGGGAGACTCAGCAGAAGCTCCTCAGGTAATGCTGTTGCTGCTTCTGGTGAACACAGAAGAAGGTACTCAGGTTCAAAGAGAAGTTACGATTTTGACCATTGTGACAATGACACCATTTCCAATGATGAGGACTCAAAGAAGGGCAATGCCAATGAAAGCAACAGTGATTTGTGTGAGGATGAGAGGCACCAACACCGGCTGCGGCACCGCCAGTCACCGAGTCCAAGACCTTCTTCTCAGGAAAGGAGAAGAAGAACACCAAGCAGGGAAAGAGAGCAGCAACAACGTTCAAGCAGCCGAGAGAGGAGAGTTAGTAGATCTCCTGGAAGAAGGTCATCAGAGAACGCACCTGCCATTGCAAGAAACAATAGCAACACTAGTTCTAGGCCTGGGAAAATGGTTTCAGTGCCGGCCACTGTTTCATCACTAGTGATGGATAAGAGTAACAacaatggtggtggtggtggagaatCTGCAGCAACCACTGGCATCAAGAGGATAACAGTGAAGAGAAATGTTGGTGCTGCCTCACCGCGTTCTCAGTCTCCTGCAAGAGCaaatgctaataataataaaccattCAACGAGAATCAGCAGCCTCCATCCCTTAGCCGCAGCTCTTCAAGGAAAGCAGAACAATCACCTTACAAGAGAAATCCATTGAGTGAGATTGAACCTAACTCCCTTTCTTTTCCACATTCAGCAGCCAACAATAACAGCAACAGGGTTCAAAACAGACCCAAAAAGGAATTTGAAACAGAGGCTATTCAG agaacaaatagcAGCAGAACTGCATTGGACAAAGGCATGACTGTGAATTACAAGACAAAGGTGCAACAAGAGGGAGATATCAAAGTGCAGTCTTCAATGACCGATAATGTTGTGGTGAAAACAATGGTACCAGCAGGATTGGACAACCCAAAACCCCATACATTAACAagaagcagatcttcaaggcgaTCCCGGGACTTAGACCTCAACCCTGAAGCTCTATTGAATCCTCCGCAGTCCTACGCATCACTGCTGCTTGAAGATATCCAGAACTTCCATCAGAAGAGCACTCAACCTGTTTCTCTTCCAGCTTGTGTCACCAAAGCTTGCTCTATCCTTGAAGCTGTTGCTGATCTCAACGCTAACACCAGCTTAAATCTCTGTGGTGCAGAGGACAGGAGAAGTGCACCAGCTTTTCAGTGTAGTAGGAATGATTACAATGTTCCATTGAGTGCCAATGATTATGGGAAGAGGGAGCCAGATGCTGAGGACCCAGTTGTGGAATCTATGTTAGTAttcaatgatgatgatgatgagatgGAATCAAGCTTGCATAAGTATGTGACAGTGAATAGGGGTGGTTCACTTGGTGGGGTGGACATGGAGGACCAAGAGTCTTCAGGAAGCAACAGCTTCACTGTCGGTAATAGTCAACAGCACTGGGGAATTTCTTCTTCATGGGAACCCAGCTCTGTTGAATCAAGAGATTGCAGGACCTCAAGATTGAACTACTCCAGAGAGGAAGGGAGTGTGTCATCTGAAACAGGATGTGATCATCAGCATGGGAGTGGGATAGGTCGTGGAAGGCTTGGTGCCAGTAAAGTACTTCACAACGTACCTATTGTCACAGCATCTGCACCCTCATAG
- the LOC114186893 gene encoding LOW QUALITY PROTEIN: WAT1-related protein At3g02690, chloroplastic (The sequence of the model RefSeq protein was modified relative to this genomic sequence to represent the inferred CDS: inserted 1 base in 1 codon), whose protein sequence is MASWWCPSPSATLAVPTTVTTTARRHSITSQFRIQTLTFPPSSCRHSTAAPPSLRFRVPCSNKTALPDSPALPPDEVDCVGTGQDVECLVNTEKTELETLSSSSSMPCLAEALWEWTVLVSPFFFWGTAMVAMKEVLPKYGPFFVSAFRLIPAGFLLVGFAASRGKSLPSGFNAWLSITLFALVDATCFQGFLAEGLQRTSAGLGSVIIDSQPLTVAVLAALLFGESIGVVGAAGLVLGVIGLVLLELPALSFDESNFSLWGSGEWWMLLAAQSMAVGTVMVRWVSKYSDSVMATGWHMILGGLPLLVFSVLNNDPAVSGSLKEYTSPDILALLYTSVFGSAVSYGVFXYSATKGSLTKLSSLTFLTPMFASIFGFLYLGETFSPVQLVGALVTVAGIYMVNFRNTAE, encoded by the exons ATGGCGTCGTGGTGGTGCCCTTCTCCCTCCGCCACCCTCGCTGTACCCACCACCGTCACCACCACCGCTCGCCGCCACTCCATCACTTCCCAATTTCGCATCCAAACCCTCACATTCCCCCCCTCTTCCTGTCGTCATTCCACCGCTGCTCCACCTTCTCTCCGGTTTAGGGTTCCATGCTCCAACAAAACCGCCTTGCCGGATTCTCCGGCGCTGCCTCCGGACGAGGTGGATTGCGTGGGAACCGGACAAGACGTGGAGTGCCTCGTGAACACGGAAAAGACAGAATTGGAAACACTTTCGTCTTCATCGTCGATGCCCTGCCTCGCAGAAGCGCTGTGGGAATGGACGGTGTTGGTTTCGCCATTCTTTTTCTGGGGCACGGCCATGGTGGCGATGAAAGAGGTGCTTCCCAAATATGGGCCGTTTTTCGTTTCCGCTTTTCGCCTCATTCCTGCGGGGTTTCTTCTCGTGGGTTTCGCGGCTTCGAGAGGAAAGTCTCTTCCGTCTGGTTTCAATGCTTGGCTTTCCATCACACTTTTCGCCCTCGTTGATGCCACTTGCTTTCAG GGTTTTCTCGCAGAAGGATTGCAGAGGACATCAGCTGGTTTAGGAAGC GTTATAATTGATTCACAGCCTTTGACTGTGGCTGTACTTGCGGCTTTGTTATTTGGGGAGTCAATTGGAGTTGTTGGAGCTGCTGGGCTTGTACTTGGTGTCATTGGACTTGTACTACTCGAG CTACCCGCCCTATCATTTGATGAAAGCAACTTCTCATTGTGGGGAAGTGGTGAGTGGTGGATGCTTCTTGCAGCTCAGAGTATGGCAGTTGGCACAGTCATGGTCCGGTGGGTTTCCAAGTACTCTGATTCTGTCATGGCAACTGGATGG CATATGATTCTTGGTGGTCTCCCACTTCTGGTATTCTCAGTTCTTAACAATGACCCTGCGGTGAGTGGGAGTCTCAAAGAGTACACTTCACCTGACATATTGGCACTCCTCTATACATCTGTTTTTGGAAGTGCTGTCAGCTATGGCGTCT TTTACAGTGCAACTAAAG GCAGCTTGACCAAGCTCAGTTCACTCACGTTTTTAACTCCAATGTTTGCTTCAATTTTTGG GTTTCTCTATCTTGGCGAGACCTTCTCTCCTGTACAACTAGTTGGGGCCTTGGTCACTGTGGCTGGAATATACATGGTTAACTTCAGAAACACTGCtgaatga